The genomic stretch CGTCGCAACCTGCGCCGCGCCATGAAGCTGCTGGATGAGGCAGGCTGGGAAGTGAACAGCGAGGGCATGCGCCAGAACGCGGCGGGCGAGGTTCTGAAGATCGAATTCCTGCTTGATAGCCCGACCTTGGAACGTATCGTCGGCCCCTATGTGTCGAACCTGCAGGCAATGGGCATCGACGCGGTGCTCAATCGGGTGGATTACGCGCAATACACCAGCCGCCGCCGGGAAAAGGATTTTGACATGGTCTCCTTTGCCTATCCAATGTCACTGGAACCATCGACCGGCCTGTATCAGTTCTTTGGGGCCGAGGCGCATAAGTTCTCGGTCTTTAATCCGGCAGGTCTGGCGGATCCGGCAGTGGACGCCCTGATTGACAACGTTGTTGACGCCAAAACTCAGGAAGAGCTCTACTCCAATGCCCGTGCGCTGGACCGGGTGCTGCGGGCAAAACGGTTCATGGTGCCAACCTGGTATCTGGACGTCAGCTGGATCGCCCATTGGAAACAATATGCCTACCCTGCAAACCTGCCCCCCTATGACACCGGATTGCTGGACCTGTGGTGGGTGGATGCCGCGCGCGAGGCTGAATTGAAAGCCTCGGGCGCCTTGCGGTAAGGGCGCGACATGGCAGCCTATATCCTTAGACGTTTACTGCTGGTGATCCCAACCCTGTTTGGCATCATGGTGGTGAACTTTACTCTGGTGCAATTTGTCCCCGGCGGTCCGGTGGAACAGGTGATCGCGCAGCTGCAGGGCGGCGGTGATGTGTTTGAGGGCTTTGCCGGTGGCGGCGGGGACTCTGGTGGATCATCGGTGATCGAAGCCAATGACAGCTACGCAGGCCGTCAGGGCCTGCCGCCCGAACTCATCGAGGAGCTGAAAGAGCAGTTTGGCCTGGACAAGCCACCGCTGGAGCGGTTTGGCCTGATGCTGGTCAACTACATGCGGTTTGACTTTGGTGAGAGCTATTTTCGCAAGATCGACGTGACAGAGCTGGTGTTGGAAAAGATGCCGGTGTCGATTTCTCTGGGGCTGTGGTCGACACTGATTGCCTATTTGATTTCGATCCCCCTAGGGATTCGCAAGGCGCTGCGCGATGGCTCGCGTTTTGATACCTGGACCAGCGGCATCATCATCGCTGCCTATGCCATCCCTGGATTTCTGTTTGCAATCATGCTGCTGGTTCTGTTCGCGGGTGGCTCCTACTGGCAGATCTTTCCCCTGCGCGGCCTGACCTCTGACAACTGGGAAAGCCTCAGCCTGTTTGGCAAGATCTACGATTACGCCTGGCACATCGCGCTGCCGGTGATTGCCTCAACCATTGCCTCCTTTGCCACCTTGACGCTTTTGACCAAGAACTCCTTTTTGGATGAGATCAAAAAACAATATGTCATCACCGCACGGGCCAAGGGGCTGTCTGAGAACCGGGTGCTCTATGGCCATGTGTTCCGCAATGCCATGCTGATTGTGATTGCCGGTTTCCCGGCGGTGTTCATCAGCATATTCTTTTCCGGCAGCCTGATCATTGAGACAATTTTCTCGCTGGATGGTCTGGGCCGCCTGGGGTTTGAGGCCGCGGTGGCGCGGGATTACCCGGTGATGTTTGGCTCCATGTATATCTTTGGTCTGATGTCCCTGGTGGTCGGGATCATCTCCGATCTGATGTATGTGCTGGTTGATCCCCGCATTGACTTTGAAAAGCGGGAGGGCTGAGACAATGGCACTCTCCCCGCTTAATCAACGTCGTTGGAACACCTTCCGCCGCAACAAACGCGCCTATTGGTCCCTGTGGATTTTTGCGGTGCTTTTTGGCCTGTCGCTCTTTGCTGAGTTCCTGGCCAATGACAAACCCATCCTGGTGAGCTATCGCGGCGAGCTCTATACGCCAATCTTCAAGTTTTACCCCGAAACCAGTTTTGGCGGTGATTTCAAAACTGAGGCAAGCTATCGCGATTCTGAGGTGGAATGCCTGATCCAATCCGGCGGGGTTGAGGATTGCTTTGACGAGCCGGAGGCGGTCATCGAAGAGATCGCGGCCGGCAGCTACGCGGCTGAAGGGTTCTACAAGGGCTGGACGATTTGGCCGCTTATTCCCTATTCCTACAAAACCAATGTGGACCGCCCTGGGGCTGCACCACTGCCACCCAATGGGCAAAACCTTCTGGGCACAGATGACGCCAAACGTGATGTGCTGGCGCGGGTCATTCATGGCTTTCGGTTGTCGATTGTCTTTACCCTGATGGTGACGGGCGCGGCCACGGTGATTGGTATTCTTGCCGGTGCGGTGCAGGGCTATTTTGGCGGCTGGCTGGATCTGGTGTTCCAGCGGGTGATCGAGGTCTGGGGCTCGGTGAATTCGCTCTATGTCATCATCATCATGTTTGCCATCTTAGGCCGCAGTTTCTGGCTCTTGGTGGGGCTGATGATCCTGTTCAGCTGGACCTCGCTGGTGGGCGTGGTGCGGGCGGAATTCCTGCGGGCGCGCAATCTGGAATATGTCCGCGCGGCCAAGGCCCTGGGAGTGGGCAATATGACCATCATGCTGCGCCACATGCTGCCCAATGCCATGGTGGCGACCCTGACCATGCTGCCCTTTATCATCACCGGCACCATTGGCGGCTTGGCGAGCCTGGATTTTCTCGGCTTTGGCCTGCCGTCCTCGGCGCCCTCATTGGGGGAGCTGACATTGCAGGCAAAACAAAACCTTGAGGCGCCCTGGCTGGCCTTCACCGCCTTTGTCACCTTTGCTCTGATGCTGTCGCTGCTGATTTTTATCTTTGAAGGTATCCGCGACGCCTTTGATCCAAGAAAGACCTTTTCATGAGTGCCG from Phaeobacter sp. G2 encodes the following:
- a CDS encoding ABC transporter permease codes for the protein MALSPLNQRRWNTFRRNKRAYWSLWIFAVLFGLSLFAEFLANDKPILVSYRGELYTPIFKFYPETSFGGDFKTEASYRDSEVECLIQSGGVEDCFDEPEAVIEEIAAGSYAAEGFYKGWTIWPLIPYSYKTNVDRPGAAPLPPNGQNLLGTDDAKRDVLARVIHGFRLSIVFTLMVTGAATVIGILAGAVQGYFGGWLDLVFQRVIEVWGSVNSLYVIIIMFAILGRSFWLLVGLMILFSWTSLVGVVRAEFLRARNLEYVRAAKALGVGNMTIMLRHMLPNAMVATLTMLPFIITGTIGGLASLDFLGFGLPSSAPSLGELTLQAKQNLEAPWLAFTAFVTFALMLSLLIFIFEGIRDAFDPRKTFS
- a CDS encoding microcin C ABC transporter permease YejB, with amino-acid sequence MAAYILRRLLLVIPTLFGIMVVNFTLVQFVPGGPVEQVIAQLQGGGDVFEGFAGGGGDSGGSSVIEANDSYAGRQGLPPELIEELKEQFGLDKPPLERFGLMLVNYMRFDFGESYFRKIDVTELVLEKMPVSISLGLWSTLIAYLISIPLGIRKALRDGSRFDTWTSGIIIAAYAIPGFLFAIMLLVLFAGGSYWQIFPLRGLTSDNWESLSLFGKIYDYAWHIALPVIASTIASFATLTLLTKNSFLDEIKKQYVITARAKGLSENRVLYGHVFRNAMLIVIAGFPAVFISIFFSGSLIIETIFSLDGLGRLGFEAAVARDYPVMFGSMYIFGLMSLVVGIISDLMYVLVDPRIDFEKREG